One Owenweeksia hongkongensis DSM 17368 genomic region harbors:
- a CDS encoding RNA polymerase sigma factor has protein sequence MDYSKMGDSELIRSYLSGNEAPLEALISKNQQRIFSYILVRIQDQDLANDIFQDTFVKVINTLKRGKYNEEGKFLQWTMRIAHNLIIDHYRREKRMPTMSPTDEFNIFDVLKDNSLNVESSLIKEQIEADLHKLIDQLPEDQKEVLKLRHFSGLSFKEISEQTGVSINTALGRMRYALINLRKLMEKNNVSLLMQ, from the coding sequence ATGGATTATTCAAAAATGGGCGACAGCGAACTTATCAGAAGTTACCTGTCTGGCAATGAGGCTCCCCTAGAAGCACTTATTTCAAAAAATCAACAGCGAATATTTTCTTACATCCTTGTTCGTATACAGGATCAGGATTTAGCGAATGATATTTTTCAGGACACCTTTGTAAAGGTGATTAATACCCTGAAGCGCGGAAAGTACAATGAAGAAGGAAAATTTCTTCAGTGGACTATGCGTATCGCTCACAACTTGATCATTGATCACTACAGACGTGAAAAACGTATGCCAACTATGTCTCCAACTGATGAGTTCAATATTTTTGATGTACTCAAGGATAATAGCCTAAATGTGGAGTCTAGTTTAATAAAGGAACAGATTGAAGCCGATTTACATAAGTTAATCGATCAGCTTCCAGAAGATCAGAAGGAAGTATTAAAGCTTCGTCATTTCTCAGGTTTAAGTTTTAAGGAAATCTCTGAACAAACCGGAGTGAGCATTAATACTGCTTTGGGGCGTATGAGATATGCTTTGATAAACCTTAGAAAATTGATGGAGAAAAACAATGTATCGCTTTTGATGCAGTAA
- a CDS encoding glycosyltransferase: MNVLHTIYHGTVGGGETHLLNLIEHLNEAEFKSVVITFSEGLLSEKLKSLGIKCYVVPAHSRLDLSVWRQVSKIARAENIDLINAHGTKACLNSFWTSRRLNIPLVYRIQNWAFHPHRKWLKRSLGVVMERLLVRQANLNISVSLNNDKIGRELLSIPNSVIIPNGVDTIKFNHRTKGSINRRDLQIPRNRTLYGFIARFCDQKDPLTLVKGFKQALNADRNLHLLMVGEGELKKECLDTIKDLKIESHVTYIPFVENVEEILSMLDVYCLPSKWEDLPIGILEAMAMKKVVIATPVDGIVEIIANEVNGLLVPTGCENSWKDAILRLHTHPELRKEFSDRARLIVEAHHDIQSSALKVAQMYRKLNQNHHNRKTSILGEVSYP, translated from the coding sequence ATGAACGTTTTACACACCATATATCATGGTACCGTTGGGGGAGGTGAAACTCACCTACTTAACCTTATTGAGCATCTCAATGAGGCTGAGTTCAAATCCGTTGTTATAACATTCTCTGAAGGCTTACTTTCTGAAAAATTAAAAAGCCTAGGTATTAAATGTTATGTTGTCCCAGCTCACTCCAGACTTGATTTATCAGTCTGGCGCCAAGTGTCCAAAATTGCCCGGGCTGAAAACATTGATCTTATAAATGCTCATGGAACCAAAGCGTGCCTCAACTCATTTTGGACTTCCCGAAGATTAAATATCCCACTAGTTTATAGAATTCAAAACTGGGCTTTTCACCCACACCGTAAATGGCTCAAACGCAGTTTAGGTGTTGTAATGGAGCGACTGCTTGTACGCCAAGCCAATCTAAATATTTCTGTTTCTCTTAATAATGATAAAATTGGTAGGGAGCTTCTAAGTATCCCCAACTCGGTAATTATACCTAATGGCGTTGATACTATAAAATTTAATCACAGAACAAAAGGTTCAATAAACAGGAGGGATTTACAAATTCCAAGAAATAGAACCTTATATGGTTTTATTGCCCGCTTTTGCGACCAGAAAGACCCCCTTACTCTAGTAAAAGGTTTTAAGCAAGCCCTTAATGCGGACCGAAATCTTCACTTATTGATGGTAGGTGAAGGCGAACTCAAAAAAGAATGCCTTGATACCATAAAGGATTTAAAAATAGAATCACACGTAACCTACATTCCCTTTGTTGAAAATGTAGAGGAAATTCTAAGCATGCTGGATGTGTATTGTCTTCCTTCAAAATGGGAAGACTTGCCGATTGGCATTTTGGAGGCTATGGCCATGAAAAAAGTGGTAATTGCAACGCCAGTAGATGGAATTGTAGAAATCATTGCAAATGAAGTAAATGGTCTTTTAGTACCAACAGGTTGCGAAAATTCTTGGAAAGATGCTATTCTTAGATTGCATACCCACCCAGAGTTAAGAAAAGAATTCTCAGATCGTGCCAGGCTAATTGTAGAGGCCCATCATGATATTCAAAGTTCAGCTTTAAAAGTTGCACAGATGTACCGCAAGCTCAACCAAAACCATCACAACAGAAAAACATCAATTTTAGGTGAAGTTTCTTATCCTTGA
- a CDS encoding NRDE family protein, which translates to MCTLTYIPTKEGYIFTHNRDERSNRPTSKSFQTKKVGKRTIYYPEDLEAHGSWIAFADDNTAACLLNGGNKTYVRKAPYRKSRGLVVLESFDFESPAAFYHNYDFEGIEPFTLLIRHSSGLFQITHDLDETTIKKHNPQETNIWSSTTLYTKEIRDKRRKWFTDWLAQSPELSPANIQAFHNSAGDGDSENDLIMSRWGILQTLSITQIAVSKQGALLTYWDFIQQSADQKEVLI; encoded by the coding sequence ATGTGTACCCTTACCTACATCCCCACCAAGGAAGGGTACATTTTTACCCACAATCGCGATGAGCGCAGTAACCGGCCTACTTCAAAGAGTTTTCAAACTAAGAAGGTCGGCAAGAGAACTATTTATTACCCAGAAGATTTAGAGGCACACGGCAGCTGGATAGCCTTTGCTGATGATAACACAGCCGCTTGCCTACTTAATGGTGGTAACAAAACGTATGTAAGAAAGGCGCCTTACCGCAAAAGTCGGGGCTTGGTAGTTTTAGAATCTTTTGATTTTGAAAGCCCCGCAGCCTTTTATCATAATTATGATTTTGAAGGAATCGAGCCTTTCACCCTACTCATTCGCCATAGTTCCGGCTTGTTTCAAATCACGCATGATCTGGACGAGACAACCATTAAGAAACACAATCCTCAGGAAACCAATATTTGGTCCTCTACAACTCTTTATACCAAGGAGATTCGCGACAAGCGCAGAAAATGGTTTACGGATTGGCTGGCACAATCTCCTGAACTAAGCCCGGCTAACATTCAAGCCTTTCATAATAGTGCGGGCGATGGCGACAGTGAAAACGACTTGATAATGAGCCGCTGGGGGATTTTACAAACCTTGAGCATTACACAAATTGCAGTTTCTAAGCAAGGTGCACTCCTCACGTATTGGGATTTTATTCAGCAAAGTGCTGATCAAAAAGAAGTTTTGATTTGA
- a CDS encoding PadR family transcriptional regulator translates to MNLENTKAQMRKGVLELCILALLEHKDAYASDIIEHLKKAEMIVVEGTLYPLLTRLKNAELLAYRWEESTSGPPRKYYSLTPVGKKALTELQTSWDTLVEAVNKTTQKNS, encoded by the coding sequence ATGAATTTAGAGAACACAAAAGCACAAATGCGGAAGGGTGTTCTCGAGCTGTGCATATTGGCACTCCTCGAACATAAAGATGCCTATGCTTCTGACATTATCGAACACCTCAAAAAGGCAGAGATGATAGTAGTGGAAGGCACTTTATACCCACTCCTTACTCGCCTCAAAAATGCCGAGCTACTGGCGTATCGCTGGGAGGAATCTACCTCCGGGCCACCCAGAAAGTATTACTCCTTAACCCCTGTGGGCAAAAAAGCCCTGACTGAACTGCAAACTTCGTGGGACACGCTGGTAGAAGCAGTAAACAAGACAACACAAAAAAATTCCTAA
- a CDS encoding DUF4252 domain-containing protein has protein sequence MKKIILLTAALSLGIIAASIGQTLPEVDKLYSKYSSGEGVLALTLNKEMLDAVDMDFDWNDQMKHMTGDIYQVKFITFSEGSQSSQKVKELSSALSGMSLKEIKLPEDKSETDLRYAKIFGDKHGQYYHNVIMLILTEDNTGLFVAVNGKLKVEKQ, from the coding sequence ATGAAAAAGATCATCCTATTAACAGCCGCCCTTAGCCTAGGCATTATTGCCGCCAGCATTGGGCAAACCTTACCCGAAGTAGATAAACTCTACAGCAAATATTCAAGCGGTGAAGGTGTATTGGCGCTTACGCTAAACAAAGAAATGCTTGATGCCGTAGACATGGACTTTGACTGGAACGACCAAATGAAGCACATGACGGGCGACATTTATCAAGTGAAGTTTATCACATTTAGCGAAGGCTCACAGTCCAGCCAAAAGGTAAAAGAGTTGAGTTCTGCCCTCTCGGGAATGTCACTCAAAGAAATTAAACTTCCTGAAGACAAATCAGAAACAGATTTGCGCTATGCCAAAATATTTGGCGACAAGCACGGGCAGTACTATCACAATGTGATAATGCTCATTCTTACCGAAGACAACACAGGATTATTTGTTGCCGTAAATGGCAAACTAAAAGTAGAAAAACAATGA
- the uvrA gene encoding excinuclease ABC subunit UvrA: MSKESLDQLDPRKFIIIKGAKVHNLKGVDVAIPHKKLTVITGLSGSGKSSLAFDTLYAEGQRRYVESLSSYARQFLGRLDKPEVEYIKGISPAVAIEQKVISRNPRSTVGTTTEIYDYLKVLYARIGKTFSPISGKEVKRHEVRDVIDFVSSLPNDDKIMVKCPLLLLDRKLEDQLGILEQQGYSRVALNGEVMRIDEMEAAKVNLKKDTIEIVIDRLTANIEDQENQNRLADSVQTAFFEGHGTCVIENVSDNTNTPFSNKFEEDGIEFEEPSTHLFSFNNPFGACPKCEGFGSIIGIDEDLVIPDSSLSLYQDAVVAWKGEKMSEWRNDVINGASKIDFPIHKPYFELSEKQKEQLWEGTPHFKGLNEFFKYLESKSYKIQYRVMLSRYRGKTKCDACKGTRLRKETNYVKVNDKAITELVTLPIDRLAEHFAQATFNEYEAKIAERLITEITSRINYLQEVGLGYLTLNRVSNSLSGGESQRINLATSLGSALVGSTYILDEPSIGLHPRDTERLIGVVQRLRDLGNTVVVVEHDEEMMLAADHLIDIGPAAGSHGGNVMYSGPTSGISEVSESFTAQYLSGQDQIDIPLERKSPRKFVEIKGARENNLKNIDVNVPLHCLTVVTGVSGSGKSTLISKILYPALKKRLGGYGDKTGKHTSIGGDWDKITEVEFVDQNPIGKSSRSNPVTYIKAYDDIRALYASQPLAKARNYKSGHFSFNIDGGRCDKCQGEGEITIEMQFMADVHLKCDECHGQRFKQEILDVKFQEKTIFDILELTVEEAIEFFTEHEQDKISQKLQPLLDVGLSYVTLGQSSSTLSGGEAQRIKLATFLGKGAKSNPHLFIFDEPTTGLHFHDIKKLLNSFYALIQNGHSIVVIEHHPDVIKCADWVIDLGPEGGENGGNLVYEGTPEGMTEAKNSYTAPYILEKLEANKV, translated from the coding sequence ATGTCCAAAGAATCTTTAGATCAATTAGATCCACGAAAATTCATAATTATAAAGGGTGCCAAGGTGCACAACCTTAAAGGTGTGGATGTGGCCATCCCTCACAAAAAGCTTACTGTCATTACCGGTTTGAGTGGTTCGGGCAAATCCTCATTGGCCTTTGACACCCTATATGCTGAAGGCCAAAGAAGGTATGTGGAAAGCCTTTCTTCTTACGCTAGACAGTTTCTTGGAAGGTTGGATAAGCCTGAGGTAGAATATATAAAAGGAATTTCTCCGGCCGTTGCCATTGAGCAAAAGGTGATTTCCAGAAATCCGAGGTCTACCGTGGGTACCACTACCGAGATTTATGATTATCTGAAAGTGCTGTATGCACGAATTGGGAAAACTTTCTCTCCAATTTCCGGCAAGGAAGTAAAGCGCCATGAAGTGCGTGATGTTATCGACTTTGTTTCGTCATTACCCAATGATGACAAAATAATGGTGAAGTGTCCACTCCTACTTTTGGACAGAAAGCTTGAAGATCAGCTAGGAATACTGGAGCAACAAGGATATTCGCGTGTAGCGCTCAATGGCGAGGTAATGCGAATAGACGAAATGGAAGCCGCTAAGGTGAACCTTAAAAAGGATACCATAGAGATTGTAATTGATAGGCTTACCGCAAATATTGAGGATCAGGAAAATCAAAATCGATTAGCTGATTCTGTTCAAACGGCATTCTTTGAAGGTCACGGAACTTGCGTAATTGAAAATGTAAGTGATAATACAAACACGCCATTCTCTAATAAATTTGAAGAAGATGGGATCGAGTTTGAAGAACCTTCTACTCACCTATTTAGTTTCAACAATCCTTTTGGAGCCTGCCCTAAGTGTGAAGGGTTTGGCAGCATCATTGGCATTGATGAAGATTTGGTAATTCCTGATTCAAGCCTTTCATTGTATCAAGATGCGGTGGTAGCGTGGAAAGGCGAAAAGATGAGTGAGTGGAGAAATGACGTTATAAATGGAGCTTCAAAAATTGACTTCCCCATTCACAAACCCTACTTTGAGCTTAGCGAAAAACAAAAAGAACAGCTTTGGGAAGGAACTCCACACTTTAAAGGACTGAATGAGTTCTTCAAATATTTAGAATCTAAGAGCTACAAAATACAATACCGCGTTATGCTTTCTCGCTATCGCGGAAAAACCAAATGTGACGCATGTAAAGGCACTCGTTTGCGAAAGGAAACCAATTATGTAAAAGTAAATGACAAGGCTATTACAGAATTGGTAACACTACCAATCGACAGGTTGGCCGAGCATTTTGCGCAAGCTACTTTTAATGAATACGAGGCCAAAATTGCTGAAAGGCTAATCACCGAAATTACCAGCCGTATAAATTATTTACAAGAGGTTGGGCTTGGATACCTCACCCTAAATAGAGTTTCAAACTCCCTTTCTGGTGGAGAGTCGCAAAGGATAAACCTTGCTACAAGCCTGGGTAGCGCCTTGGTTGGCTCCACTTATATTTTGGATGAGCCAAGCATTGGGCTGCACCCAAGAGATACGGAACGACTAATTGGCGTTGTACAAAGATTGAGAGACCTTGGAAACACTGTAGTGGTGGTGGAGCATGATGAAGAAATGATGCTTGCTGCAGATCACCTCATTGACATTGGTCCAGCTGCCGGTAGCCATGGAGGAAACGTAATGTATTCCGGCCCTACTTCCGGAATTTCTGAAGTAAGCGAAAGTTTTACGGCTCAGTACCTCAGTGGTCAGGATCAGATTGATATTCCGCTGGAGCGAAAAAGCCCGCGCAAGTTTGTGGAGATAAAAGGCGCTCGTGAAAACAACCTTAAAAACATTGACGTAAACGTGCCCCTGCATTGCCTTACGGTAGTCACAGGCGTGAGTGGCTCGGGCAAGAGTACGCTTATTAGCAAAATCCTTTACCCTGCCCTTAAAAAGCGTTTGGGTGGATATGGCGACAAAACGGGTAAACATACCTCCATAGGTGGCGATTGGGATAAGATTACCGAAGTGGAATTTGTAGATCAAAACCCAATTGGAAAATCCAGCCGAAGCAACCCAGTGACCTACATCAAAGCTTACGATGATATTCGTGCTCTATACGCAAGTCAGCCTTTGGCAAAAGCCAGAAATTATAAGTCAGGCCACTTTTCCTTTAACATAGATGGCGGCCGATGTGATAAGTGCCAGGGCGAAGGGGAAATCACCATCGAAATGCAGTTTATGGCTGACGTTCACCTGAAGTGTGATGAATGCCATGGCCAGCGCTTTAAGCAAGAAATACTCGATGTAAAGTTTCAGGAGAAAACGATTTTTGATATTCTGGAACTTACGGTAGAGGAAGCGATTGAATTTTTTACCGAGCATGAGCAGGATAAAATTTCTCAAAAACTACAGCCTCTTTTGGATGTGGGATTGAGCTACGTAACCCTTGGCCAAAGCAGCTCCACACTGTCTGGTGGTGAAGCACAGCGTATTAAGCTGGCTACCTTTCTTGGTAAAGGCGCTAAGTCAAATCCGCACCTATTTATATTTGATGAGCCCACCACGGGACTGCATTTCCATGATATCAAAAAGTTGCTGAATTCATTTTATGCATTGATTCAAAACGGACACAGCATAGTGGTGATTGAACATCATCCTGATGTGATAAAATGTGCTGACTGGGTGATTGACCTTGGCCCGGAAGGTGGAGAAAATGGTGGAAACCTGGTGTATGAAGGAACTCCAGAAGGAATGACCGAGGCTAAAAATTCGTACACTGCTCCTTACATTTTGGAGAAGCTGGAAGCGAATAAAGTTTAG
- a CDS encoding PspC domain-containing protein, translated as MNKTLNINLGGFIFHIDENAYVRLERYLNTLKQQFVNTDGGTEIINDIETRIAELFKERTGSGKEVINATDVDQVIAIMGQPEDYLEMDDESGSSSRREPRFTNTKKRIFRDPDNKMIGGVSAGLAAYFNIDPLWVRVLFLIALFSGFGFLLYIIMWAVIPKANTTAEKLQMRGEKINISNIEKAIREEMHGVNENIKGFGSKIADHDYRKTQSHVGSFFSDLGDFILSAFRLIFKVIGKIIGLFFLFIGSMILLALLIGLFAGGVQIMGAGYGMNELFDFLHLVTANEGHYNLLITGIVMSVIAPFFLLIYLGIRLLFNLEPLNSPARNALSVTTFIGLILLVIAGVKIGLQFDNTGRISDEIALPEYTEYRIQMSDDSLHHEFMNSYPNHWMRIDGKNAFDKVEVDIRPTDDANPYVKILTEAQGPNRREARNNARSLDYKISIQDSVIEIPGYILLNRNQKFRDQTVKVILYLPEGHSVFIDESLAEVLYDVDNVQNMWDFEMADRRWTMTVYGLSCDGCEIPERLLEENDEEDEIIEDFESDNSDIHIDVEVKNTSFSSSFTEHRDSHKSREAIGILYEASNRIISI; from the coding sequence ATGAATAAGACCTTAAATATAAACTTAGGAGGTTTCATCTTCCACATAGACGAAAATGCCTATGTAAGATTGGAACGTTACCTAAACACGCTCAAACAGCAGTTTGTAAATACAGACGGTGGCACTGAGATTATCAACGACATTGAAACCCGAATTGCAGAACTTTTTAAGGAGCGTACTGGTTCTGGAAAAGAGGTGATAAATGCCACCGATGTAGACCAGGTGATTGCCATAATGGGCCAGCCGGAAGATTATCTGGAAATGGACGATGAATCTGGGAGTTCTTCCAGACGTGAACCAAGGTTCACCAATACCAAGAAACGTATTTTCCGAGACCCTGACAATAAAATGATTGGTGGTGTATCGGCAGGACTCGCTGCGTATTTCAACATTGACCCACTTTGGGTTCGCGTACTTTTCCTTATTGCGCTTTTCAGCGGATTTGGGTTTTTATTGTACATCATAATGTGGGCAGTAATCCCAAAGGCAAACACCACGGCAGAAAAGCTGCAGATGCGTGGTGAGAAAATCAATATTTCTAATATTGAAAAAGCCATCCGCGAGGAAATGCATGGTGTGAATGAAAACATCAAAGGCTTTGGCAGCAAAATAGCGGACCATGATTATCGCAAAACACAGAGCCATGTGGGTTCATTTTTCAGCGATTTAGGAGATTTCATCTTAAGCGCGTTTCGGCTCATCTTCAAAGTCATCGGCAAAATAATAGGTCTCTTCTTCCTATTTATAGGCTCCATGATTCTTTTGGCACTCCTTATTGGCCTATTTGCCGGAGGGGTACAAATAATGGGCGCTGGTTATGGTATGAATGAGTTGTTTGATTTTCTGCACTTGGTAACTGCCAATGAAGGACATTACAACCTATTAATTACCGGAATAGTGATGAGCGTAATTGCTCCTTTCTTTCTGCTGATTTACTTGGGAATTCGACTTCTTTTTAACCTAGAGCCGCTTAACTCACCGGCCAGAAATGCACTAAGTGTTACCACTTTTATCGGGCTTATACTTTTGGTCATTGCAGGAGTAAAAATTGGTTTACAGTTTGACAATACCGGCCGTATTTCTGACGAAATTGCTTTACCTGAATACACTGAATATCGTATTCAGATGAGTGATGATTCACTGCACCACGAGTTTATGAATAGCTATCCAAACCACTGGATGAGAATAGATGGAAAGAATGCTTTTGATAAAGTAGAGGTAGATATTAGACCGACAGATGATGCCAATCCGTATGTAAAAATACTTACTGAAGCACAAGGGCCAAACAGACGTGAAGCTCGTAACAACGCACGTTCCTTGGATTATAAAATCTCTATTCAGGATTCAGTGATTGAAATTCCTGGATATATTTTGCTCAATCGTAACCAAAAGTTCCGTGACCAAACAGTAAAAGTTATTCTTTACCTACCAGAGGGCCACAGCGTGTTCATTGACGAATCTTTGGCCGAAGTACTTTATGATGTGGATAATGTGCAAAACATGTGGGATTTTGAAATGGCGGACAGACGCTGGACAATGACGGTGTATGGTTTAAGCTGCGATGGTTGTGAAATTCCTGAACGCCTCCTTGAAGAGAATGATGAAGAGGATGAAATAATCGAGGATTTTGAATCTGACAATTCTGATATTCACATTGACGTAGAAGTTAAAAATACCAGCTTCAGCTCAAGCTTTACGGAGCACAGAGACAGCCACAAGAGTCGTGAGGCCATTGGTATTCTATATGAAGCCAGCAATCGCATCATTTCAATATAA
- a CDS encoding gluzincin family metallopeptidase — protein MYRFLAIGILLLFSLPLLAQPVRYHYNLKFDDSIQTISGNAKVSLHNNTSATLTEIVLHLPPRALENKKSYLQKELVEFQKVDAYFAKPEELGSIKIPTVQFGDQIATICTKCEFAKIPLATPLLPGDSIKLRFDFQIALGSYEFNGNGFDGKVFRIIDWLPSIATFDSTGFHPYPFSFQWDVYPQKASYSVDLSLPDKFLVASNAELSTSSEKERLDYLKAHPYTPHLGGDSLKTLHFEHVGTNLQFFISQYYFVFPIDANRTLYLTSPDRFSPSAIESLDQQVSKFFKGEIDNALDDYDLIILDVKIGEYQSDHLLSLEMPKDAFKQAAELAHARAEMLFRYQLQPNGIDELWLARGVPYFYKYQFINEFYPEEKWLPFSNSFVGRFFALDAFDYSYQNQFLYLYLARQGLDQSISTPADSLSRLNYEAIAEAKTFMALNHLREYISPNTFKRSMKRFVEDSSTSSVPLLKSSFEYFSNKSVDWFFQDWLPTAKSYDYALTKTDYCPTISTATVKNKGALILPFSLTGIKDDEVVLTQWYDGHDSAKTVQMYHADYDKVVLNYHQTVPEMNQKDNTYFNRLLFQRLEPLRLQFYYSFEDPNRSQLFWTPTISYNAYDKLLLGVSLDNSSLVQKPFEYLIGPDFSTGTGTLTGYTSFKYNFVPEQPKLFHQISAGLYTRYYHYDQDLAYFRISPALNFYFKKPYPRSSILQQLKLRLVHLDRELPDNFTEPANEIGNSSFTVFNANYRYQETNILHPYLLQADFQLGDQFSRIGLEADVRWMLPNKKWLIWRSYAGAFFFNKFYEQGITNSYYSIGLSGTKDFLFDLPFFGRSDETGIWSQQFFVSEGGFKSATNVFADQWMLSTNLVVPVWSVFGAYADAGLSDGFNKVYYDAGLRISVITDFFEVYFPMVNQGNFVPTDYNYFSRIRFILDIDQSNIINRLRRGYY, from the coding sequence TTGTACAGATTTTTGGCCATCGGCATTTTACTTTTGTTCTCCCTCCCACTTTTGGCGCAGCCTGTGCGCTATCATTACAATCTAAAATTTGATGATAGCATCCAAACCATTAGTGGAAATGCCAAAGTCAGCTTGCACAATAATACAAGTGCTACTCTTACAGAAATCGTCCTTCACCTTCCGCCCAGAGCTTTAGAAAACAAAAAGTCTTATTTGCAAAAAGAGCTTGTAGAGTTTCAAAAAGTGGACGCCTACTTTGCCAAACCCGAAGAGCTAGGTTCTATAAAAATTCCTACAGTTCAGTTTGGTGACCAAATAGCTACCATTTGTACCAAGTGTGAATTTGCCAAAATTCCCCTCGCCACTCCCCTCCTTCCAGGAGATTCCATTAAGCTTCGTTTTGACTTTCAAATTGCCTTGGGTTCTTATGAATTTAATGGAAATGGTTTTGATGGAAAAGTATTCCGAATAATAGATTGGCTGCCTAGTATTGCAACCTTTGACAGCACAGGTTTTCATCCTTATCCGTTTTCATTTCAATGGGATGTGTATCCTCAAAAAGCTTCTTATTCTGTTGATTTAAGTTTGCCCGATAAGTTTTTGGTAGCCTCCAATGCTGAGCTTTCCACAAGTTCAGAAAAAGAGCGTTTAGATTATTTAAAAGCTCACCCTTACACGCCACACTTAGGTGGTGATAGTTTGAAAACACTTCACTTTGAGCATGTAGGAACCAACCTCCAGTTCTTTATTTCACAGTACTATTTCGTTTTCCCAATAGATGCAAACCGCACGCTGTATCTAACCTCACCAGATAGGTTCAGTCCATCCGCCATTGAGTCTTTAGATCAGCAAGTGAGCAAGTTTTTCAAAGGAGAAATTGACAACGCTCTTGACGATTATGACCTTATCATTTTAGATGTGAAAATTGGTGAGTACCAGAGCGACCACCTATTGAGTTTGGAAATGCCAAAAGATGCCTTTAAGCAAGCAGCTGAGTTGGCTCACGCTCGTGCAGAAATGCTTTTTAGATATCAGCTACAGCCCAATGGTATTGATGAACTTTGGCTTGCACGCGGTGTCCCTTACTTTTATAAATATCAGTTTATAAACGAATTTTACCCTGAAGAAAAATGGCTTCCCTTTAGCAACAGCTTTGTAGGTCGCTTTTTTGCCTTAGATGCCTTTGACTATTCATATCAAAATCAATTTTTATACCTCTACTTAGCTCGCCAAGGTTTAGATCAATCCATCTCCACACCTGCGGATTCACTCAGCAGGCTAAACTACGAAGCCATTGCAGAAGCCAAAACATTTATGGCTCTCAACCACTTGAGAGAATACATTTCACCAAATACCTTTAAGCGCTCAATGAAACGTTTTGTGGAAGACTCAAGCACGTCCTCTGTTCCTCTACTAAAGTCTTCATTCGAATACTTTTCAAACAAAAGTGTAGACTGGTTTTTTCAGGATTGGTTACCTACTGCAAAGTCTTATGATTATGCCCTTACCAAAACTGACTATTGCCCAACTATAAGTACAGCTACAGTTAAAAATAAAGGAGCACTCATTTTGCCCTTTTCTCTTACCGGGATAAAAGATGACGAAGTAGTGCTAACCCAATGGTACGATGGCCATGACAGCGCAAAAACGGTGCAGATGTACCATGCCGATTATGATAAAGTTGTATTAAACTATCATCAGACCGTGCCGGAAATGAATCAAAAGGATAATACCTATTTCAATCGTCTTTTGTTTCAGCGCCTGGAGCCATTACGCCTTCAGTTTTACTACAGTTTTGAAGACCCCAATCGTAGTCAGCTATTTTGGACTCCAACAATAAGCTACAATGCTTATGATAAATTACTTCTTGGCGTTTCGTTAGACAATAGCTCTTTGGTGCAAAAACCTTTTGAATACCTTATTGGTCCAGACTTTAGTACAGGAACCGGAACCCTAACAGGGTATACAAGTTTTAAGTACAACTTTGTGCCCGAGCAGCCCAAGCTATTTCACCAAATAAGTGCCGGGCTGTACACGCGATACTATCACTATGATCAAGATCTCGCCTACTTCAGAATTTCACCCGCATTAAATTTCTATTTCAAAAAGCCTTACCCACGCAGCAGTATACTTCAGCAGCTTAAACTTAGATTAGTACATCTAGATCGTGAACTCCCTGATAATTTCACAGAACCAGCAAATGAAATCGGGAACTCGAGTTTCACAGTTTTCAATGCAAATTATAGATATCAGGAAACCAATATTCTGCATCCCTATTTATTACAAGCCGATTTTCAACTTGGCGACCAGTTTAGTAGAATTGGCCTTGAAGCCGATGTGCGCTGGATGCTTCCGAACAAGAAATGGTTGATTTGGAGAAGCTATGCAGGAGCCTTCTTTTTCAATAAATTTTATGAGCAGGGAATTACAAACAGTTACTACAGCATTGGATTAAGCGGTACCAAGGATTTTCTTTTTGACCTCCCCTTCTTTGGTCGTTCTGATGAAACCGGTATTTGGAGCCAACAGTTTTTTGTGAGTGAAGGAGGTTTCAAATCTGCTACCAATGTATTTGCCGATCAATGGATGTTAAGCACCAACCTTGTCGTTCCGGTTTGGTCAGTATTTGGTGCTTACGCAGATGCAGGTCTTTCTGATGGATTCAATAAAGTATATTACGATGCAGGCCTCAGGATCTCTGTTATCACCGATTTCTTTGAAGTGTATTTCCCAATGGTAAACCAAGGAAATTTTGTTCCAACAGATTACAATTATTTTTCCCGTATTCGCTTTATTCTCGATATTGATCAGAGTAATATCATCAATCGCTTAAGAAGAGGTTACTACTAA